The nucleotide window TTTATCCTGCATTTACACTAAAGAATTGTTCTAGTAATTGCACTTTTCCAATTGCTTTAATGCCAATAAGGATTCAGAAATGTACATCAATAATGATACTGAAAGTGTGGTTTAACAAAGATTTCCCTGCTGTTCTTTGCAGGCCAAGACACTACATGAGGAGCTTTTCTCTAATAAAGAAAAACTATAGAATGTCAGAGCCTCTTCTCATTGTTTCTTTAGAGTTTTCTTCTTTAAGATTTCAGTGATAGTAACCTGACCTTGATTCCATTCTAGTTAAGAAACAGCTGAAAAGCATGCTctagaggagaaagaaaaatacctgaaatgtatgtaaaaaattagtaaaaatcTTCTTAaactcttattttaaaaattggttaaaaaattcattttactCTGAATAGCAATGTTGATAAATGTGTACAGGTAGCAGGAGGTCTTTAAGAAAGACGAATTGCTGCTGTATTACAAAATAAGTTTCATAAGAAGCTTGGAAACAAGAGTCCAAAGCAAATAGCAAAGCTGATTTCCACTGAGAACCATTCTTGCTTTTAAAAGCCTCTCCAATGACTCAGTGTTAACCCAGACCTTTCAGCCTGTAGGTCTGCCCTCCTGCAATTCCTGAGAACACCAGTCCTTGGCCACGTTACAATCCCAGACACTGCATTTCTGCtaagaaaacaagcaagcaacCAGAAGAAATTTGGACATAGCAACAAGTTACTGCAAGGTCTCCAGCACTTCTTACATCTTATTTTGCTCTCCCAGCTAAGAATAGCTTTTCTCTTCAGTCTCTGGAGGGGAGGGCTGATTAAAATTTGGAGTGAACCTTGAAAGAATAGCAGCTCTCATTATTCACATGTCGCTTTCTGAAACCACAGGGCATCTGTATTGTGCTTGTCCAGGTGGGCTTGTTCCTTTCTTGTAGTTCTGTAGGTATGCAGGTCACATTCTTACTGGTGTGTTGAGGTGgttttttgttaatgttttgGGTTGAGGGTTTTGTGGTACTTGAAAATTATCATATTGCGTACTTTCCCCACCACCAGTAAGGTTTTACTTGATCATGTTTGGACATCAGAAGGAGTTTCTTCACAGAAGGGGTTGTTAAAATTGGAGTGGACTGCCCAGAGAGGTGATGGAGTCAcgatccctggaggtgtttaaggaaagcctggccatggcactcagtgccaagGTCTGGTTGACAAGGTTGTGTTGGGTGATAGGTTGGAGGCAGTGATcccagaggtcttttccaacctaattgattctgtgattctgttctCCTAGGTTAAATTCGTGAATGCAAACTTGtgagtattttttctttcctcctctgttCATCTTTGCCATTaccatttttatttgaaaagtgAATTGTTGTCCTCAGTGGAGATACTAATTCCAGAATTCCTACAAATTTTCTAAGGATGTCCAATGAGTACCCTAAAGCATCAACCAAAACACATTGGAGGAACAATCCCATATGTCAATTTCCATTTCTAGATACATCAGTAATTACTGCATGGTGCTAAATAAATTCTAGATACCTTATGATTCACTATTTCCAGTAATACCACAAAGTTGCCTGAAATAAAGATAATTCTTTACCATTAGTCACATAGCAGGTGTCTGTCATAAGCATTATGTTGCTGGATGTTTACTAAATATTCTGGAAGACTGAAGGTACTGTTTTTTTCTCGAggctgtttttaaaagaaaaataggtctgtttctgggaaaaaaaacccatgttttttacagaaagtataattttctaaaaattaataatttttgatATAAAACCTTGTTCCAGGGTTTGGATACTAATAATGCTGGCACTGGTCTTTGATTCTCCTTCAGAACACTGTAAATCCAGCTTCTCCGTACATTGTAAAATGTGCAGTTTTTCTTCCTTATGAGACTCCTGGCAAACTTTATGGTTAATACAAAGACATGCAGCAAATTAGGCGTTTATAAAAACAgctgagaaacatttttttaaaaggataaaaaaggaataatttacTTTAGAGGGTAGTTTTTTACTTTGTTAGTTTCaaaataacatattgttttcAGAGCACAATTAGTATCTGGTGGCCAGCTACTATATATATTTACAAAGTGTTTCTTATCTCCCCGTTCTTTTGGATTGCAAACCAAGAATAAAAAAGCCACCTTGCttatttgaattaaattttattGCCATACCTTATGtaatttttactaattttttgaCTTCTTGGTGTATGGTGAAATACAAATCAGTAATCTTCTTGGTCCATTCAATTAATATTTCTCATAGCAGGATTGTGTGTCATAGCATTTGGCAGTGCTTAGTTTAGCTAATGTCCAGATAATATGCTCTGAATGCATTGTATTCTGGCTAAGTAAGTTAGGCATTTCAGTAGAAACCAGTGTGACTAATGTGCAATATCAAATTCTCTAGGACTTGCAGTTCTATATGTGCTTGAAGAATGCATGCATAAAGCATAAGCCATTTCATAACCTTGACCTCGGTTGCATCACAGCATTTTGTGCTGGTGTTTGCACTGGAAGTGACCTCGGCACCCATGGGTGACTGATGTTCTCCACCAGTGTGTCCAGTTCTTCATCACATTACCTGAAAGCCCTCTGGGGAGTTCGGCTTCAGCAAGGCCTTTTCACTCATGTGGGCTCTCCAGTATATGAGTGAAATCCTTCTTAGCCCATTTAAAGGATATCTTCATGTTTGGGAAGCACAGAAACCTGTCTAGTTTGATAGGGTCTTGCACAGGAGGCCAGCATCTAAATACCACTACAAGGAATGCTTAGAAACAGCTCTGCGTAGCAAAGGGCAATGACTGCCTGTGATGATTGCTCTAGGCAGAgctgaaaaattacttcttgTTACCTGAATTCTTCAGGACAGaaacttttttcttcatatagataaataatataaaatgcaatttcttcTAAACTAAAAAGTGAATGCAAACTTTTTAAGATCATTAGAAATAACTGTTTTCATGGGAGAGACAGTAGTGGATTAAATGtgaaactgaaacagaaaatctaGACTCCTTTTCCATTTACGTTGTGAACTGATCTTGTTATATTAGGCCCAAGACTTTCTCATGAGGGGTTGAATAAACTAAGACCCAAAGACCACTGGAATTAAGATCAGATCAAGGCATTTGTTAAACTGACCTGACACTTTCCTTTGTTTCTGACTTACCAGTACTATGTATATGTCAACTATTTCAGGCTTTCTTTATGATACTCTTTTGACTATTCAAATAGTAACCTATTAAGACTTTTAAGAACCTTGCTGGCAGTATGCAGAGATTGAGTTTGGTAAAATGATGCTTTCACAGTAAAATAATTCTAGTGTAATTCATCCTTCCTTACTGCAGTGTTGCTTTCAATTGTGGAGTGGGACTTGGGAGTTAGCAAAGCTGGTCCTTGCTCCGTCACTCTCAGGACATGGTATCTGTTATATACAGaaagggttttattttctgGGTCTGCCCATTtagcaacattttaaaaaatgaaaggttTATAGAGGAACAAAGATCCCAGATGCTGTGTTCTTGctctgactttttttcccctctttgaaATTAGTTTTGCCACATGATGGTCTAATTTACATTGTAAATTGTGTTCACCCAGCTTGGGGGACAATTAAGATATAAACAGGTGTTCATAAAAGTATAATTTGCCAATCAAAATAAACATTAGATTCTAGGGATTTCTGATTATCATCTGAATGATGGGAATAGGACAGTGAGTGAGGGATCATTTTCCCCTGAaagtgggaggggagggaggcagaAAGGTCTTTGAAGATCTAGTTTAATTGATTCCTAGATGTAACCTGCTTTTTCAGCTGGGGCTTTCTGGCTTCCCTTCAAGATATGGAAATGATGAAAGACAAGCAAATACCAGCACCTCAATAAATGATCCACAAgttctttctttcaagagggaatGTAGTAAATTCATGCAGAATAGAAATTAAGAGAAGTTTTTAAGTTTACAACAGCAACAAATGTAAGGACTCGCCTGAATTGTTGTGGGATGTTCTTTCCAATGAATATTAACATAAATACATGTTCTGTCTGTTTGGCAGTGTTCTTAGCAAGAGAATATGTCTATACTGGAAGATGTTTATGACTTTTGTTCTGATGCATACCGTGGGCCCTGGCAAAAAGGAAGACTTCTCTCAGAGTGTTGGCAATGAGCAGCCATAGAAGCTAGTACCTCTTCAAGGGAGAGCTGATTGGAGATAACTATGCTGATTAGAAAAGTACAAGAGGTTTAAGTGGTTCTCCTGAACTTGGAGACTTCAAGTACTATTGCCCATGGTTTTTTGCTCACAGCTTGGAAAGCTGGCATAGAGCTACGCAGTCTATCTTCCTGACTTCTCTGCTGGCTTTCctattttctctttgttctaAAGGTACCAGAATCAGTAAGGAAAGCCAAAAGAAATCTCTGTCAGCTCTTGCCTCTGTTGTTGCATGTAGCTTTCTGAAGAGCTGTTAACTACATCTAAAAATGGAGAACTGAGAAAAGGAAAGCCAGGGAAAATAAAGACATATCTGTAAACTGTAGCTGTAGAAATACCAGTATTACAGTAGCATGGAGAATGTCGCTCCTCTTGTGTATTGGATCATAACCAGTAAGGTTAGTAGTGGTATGTAGCAGTCATTCCTTTTAATAAACTTCTTAACCTGCAGAAATTTTACATTATTATCCTGTGACATGATAGCAACAGATCTTGGGAAGTTTATCTTAAACCTTCGGTTTCAAATCATTGTGAGTAGGAACAAAAGCTTCCAAGCGAGGGCCCCTCTCAGTGCAGCACCACTCACTAACCCCTTGTGTCCCAGCAGGCTGTGGAGGAGCACGTGTCCTCTGCTACCCACGacagtgctggctgtgacccAGACTGCAGAGGTTATTGTTGTTGACTCATTGTTGGCAGGTTAACAGAAGGTTTAGCATTGGTTTCTCTGTCCTGCCAGATGAAATGTTGGGCTGTGTAAGGAATGACTAGTGCTCAGGTTGTGTTCAAGGCAAAGCCAGTCCTTTCTTTGGGAAGAAGATGGAATATCTTTTCCCTGGGCTAAATGCTCTGGGCAAGAAAACAAAGCACTCACCACCACCCCACCATCCAAACTGTTCTTCTGTCAGACAGCAACACCCTCAGGTTCTCTGGAACAGCCACAATCTGTGATATTCAGCTTGAGTGCAGGTCAGATCTTGAGCAGCACAACACCCCTTAAAATCATGGATGCAGGCAACCTCCATATGACTGGACCCATTTCATGCTTAGGATCAAGTCAGTACCAAATTAATGTTTCAAGCTTTCAGTGCTCTTCCTTCCCTAATAGCTGTGTAAACTTTGGAGTTTTCTGGCTGCATGTTGAATATGGGAGGTTGAAAGGAAGAAGTCTGTACTTCATCGAAGTCTGGAAATCCTGTCTGTGTTCTTAACATGACTTGTTAAGCACTTTGGAACACCTTACTGAATATCTCTGTATGTGTGCTGATACAAAGTAGAAATCCTTATAATAAACATCTTGCTTCtagagatcacagaatcattgagtggcttgggttggaaggaaccttaaagatcatctccaGCTCCCAAGTCccctgccagggacaccttccactagatcaggttgctcagagcctgtTATCAGGAACATCATTATGGGTGCCTAATGAGAGGTATCAGTTTGTATAGAATTTTATTgttataaacagaaaaaaaaaaaaacatttgattTCTAGAGGCAGCGTAAATagtattttcttcattcttAAAATGGCAAAAGTGTCAGGATAAACACTTAGTAAGATCATATTGGTAGGTCAGAATCAAAGCTTTCAAGTCTACTGTGTCCAACATTATTCTCTAAATTGTGTTGACTACTTCTGTATGGCAAGTTTTTATATatccttttgggttttttttcttaatttttaatttaagaaaagtTAAAACGTTTCTCAACTTTcaaagtgtattttttaataaagaacaTATTTGGTAATGCATATATTTCCCTATATAAAAGAATTTACCAGCCAGTCATGCAATTCTATTTCACAGTGGAAAGCGACACCATTAATCCTTTGAAGTGACTGGGATAGGACAATTCTTAATCACAGAAGTCATATTTATCTTGGGCAACTTCTGGAAAGGCAGAGGGGGAACAAAAAATGGAGCTTCATCAGTTTATGAAAGGAATTGTATGAAGTAATTTCCCCTAAACAAGACTGAACATAATGACAAAAAGTCCCACGAGCCTTGTGGGTTTCATAAATGAAGAGTAATGTTGGGTAGCTTGTctgagttcaagaagtgtttggacaacattctcaggcacatggtgtgactcttggggtattctgtgcagggccagaagtTGGACTCAATCGTAActtcccttccagctcagcatattttgtgtttctctgATCTCAGTCATCATTACAAAGAGtcttagttttattttagcCTTAATTCTGGTGAACCTAAACCAAATAATTATATCAACATGTATTAAGAACTGCTATTTTAGATCTACCTAAACTGAACTGAACTCTGAaactacttttatttatttttgggttgttttttttttttttttttgtttccctttgttAGTAGGTCCTTGTGGTTCTAAGTAAAAAGCCATAGCTGCCTGATTTGTAGTGTGTaaatttctgttcttctgtTCTCTTTAGATAAATACGGGGCACCGGTCACAGTTGACTGTATCAAGCACAGAGATGGGAAATCAAAGGAGTCAGACTTTGGAAAGCAGCCCTTTCATGTCAGACCTGCTGAGCGATGTCCCCTTTGCCCTCGCACCACATGTGTTAGCAGTGCAGGGCACCCACAGTGACGTTCCTGACCGACTGCTCACCTACGACATCAATGAGAATTTATCAAGATTTTGGTATGACTTTACACTTGAAAATTCAGTGCTTTGTGATCCATAATGTTCTCTTTAGCTTTTCTGCTTCTGTCAAGGAACAAGTCTTAAATTGAAGATAAAGACTTACTGTAATTGACTTAATATTTTGGGGGCTTGCCGCTGGTATATCAAAGGGATTATTATTCACAACTGTGATATATTTCTTAGCTTTAGGTGAACTATAACTTAGTACATTAAATATTCCATTTATTTCCAAAGAAATCAAGCCTCAGTAGGAGACTGGCTGCTGGTATCTACTTCCAGTAGGTAGGCTGCAGACACAAACATTTCATTACTTTAAGAGGAAGTCTATGTCTCAACTGTTTTGTTATTTCAATTAGTTACAAAACACATAGATCCTGTTACAGATATTAAGATCACCTCTTAATTTTGTAAGATAGAAACAAATATTAATGCTAAAGCAGTGCTGCTTGCATTACTGGACAGAGAGCTTTTCAGTGAAACCAAGTTTTAAAACTCAGAGTTAATTACAAGCTCTTAAGTAATCATTAAGACTTAATAGAATTGGTTAAACTTACCAATTTCAAAGTGAAAATCAGTtgcttccttcccttttccagtaGATGGTATTTTGTCTGTCTCATTTTGTGCCTGCCTGGAGAAgttgtccctgcctgcctgttGGCTGCTGTTTGTTCTCATTACCACATGTGTTCCTGATTTATATAGAGAtcagcttttccattttaaCCTCTTTGCCCCCTGAAGAAGGAAATCTCAGGACACGTACTTTTAATGGTCACacccttctttttttaatttgtgtgcCAGAGGTACAGATGGCAATGTTTAACAACAGGAAAACATTACATTGTTTCTTATCCAACTAAATTAAACTGCTAAATACCTAAACACACATTTTCACAGACCACTGTGTCCCCACTCACAAGCTTTGAACATATTTTTACCAGCTAAGACCAGAGCTGCTCTTCCACCAGCAACAGCTCTCTGATGTCACGTCACGATTTGTGATGAATGTGTGACCTGTGGCACGcacttgttttctctcttgcGGTACAATATATATATTGTGATAAATGTTGGTGGatattttcctatattttttatgttcttACACTCTTGTGGTAGCTTAAAGTACATATATTTTCAGACTTGGATCCTCTTACAGTATTTGAGATAAATACTGTAAAATGATGAAGAAATTACATTGTGAATATGTCTTAGGTTGTTAAATATCCatgttttagattttttttaaatgtgcatatttaatatttttgaacaGCTATGTTCTTAAATGTTTTGAAGGTATTGTTTCAAGGGGAGTATCTGTGCTGCACTCAAATAAAAATGCCAATTAATAATGAGTTATTTTTTATATGTGAGAGTTATTATGTGGTTTTACCTATATTGTTTACGACAGCTCAGACCATTCAGCTTTCATGGGAACTTGAACTTGGAAATTCAGTTTGAAAATCTTTTCAGTGTCATTTAAAAATTAGTGTCCTTCTAATAAAATATATCACACTCTCATATGATGGATTCTGTGTGCTGTGTTGGTGACTTGCAGTGGTTTAGGTAGCATCCATGACACTGCTTGGAGAATAGTGTGGCCGGGAGCTGGGAAGTACTCAGGTACTCAGGCCTTATAAAAGGAGGAATTAATTTTATGACGTTGTTTAgaactgttttgtttcttaagaTTTTAGTTAACACATACCCAAagcactaaaataattttaattattattttatatccAGCAGTTAAAAGATTGATCATTCTACAAATAGCATGTTTCCATTCAAGCTGTCCATTTTGAATCTCAAATGTTTCTGCAGTTGAGCTGGTCTAGAAGCACTGCTGAAGACCAAACAAACTCACAATACTGGTTCTTTATTTGCTAGCTGACTTGGAATGtaattttttgcaataattttttgCCTAAAGTTAGACAATTTATCTAAAATAATTACATCTTGTCAGATTTGAGCTCTGTTGCATTCACAGGTGTCCTTTCAAAACGAAATGAGCAGCAAAGGAGATTAGAGAGGAGATTGTATTCACCATGATGAGAAATGTGTACAGTAGGTTTAGACATTTGGTCTTCGTCTTTAATTGTCTCCTGTAAAGGGTAAAATTTCTGCCCAGCAAAGTACCACTAATGAGCAAGGGTACTGGGAATGTATCTCCTGAGTGCCCTCCCCTTAGCACAAGCTGGGGCTCAAACCTCTCCCATGCTTGAGAAAGTGCCTAAAATTGGATTGATGCCTTATGGCACTTGTTCAGGGGTAAATCAAAGAACaactgcatccaaagcagcctGACACAAGGCTGACTGTCCCTTCAGACAACTCCCTGGTGACAAAATCAGAAATGGAACCAGACAATGTTGTGTCCAGCAGGTCAGTCAAGGTAGTGGTTACAGATCTGGTTTCTGCTGTTTCTGTAAAGTGTGATCCAAACCCTGATATGACAGTCAGCAAATACACACTTGTGTGGTCACAAAGGAGAGTGTTTCACCCTAGAACACCTacagaagaaatgcaaagaaCATACTCACCATGGCAATTACAGTATCTCAAAATAACACTAAGTTTATTGCATTTTTAGCTGGGGAACTTGTTATGTTCACAAAAGCACTGAAGCAGCCTCCTGGGCAAGATGAGCGGGTTGTTCTGAACAATAGCATAAAACTGGAGCTTGAAAAACTGCCCTCCTCCCCACAACCACCCTTTTGTTATGACATGATAATCCATCTTGCTTTGGGTTTTCTCTGCTCAGCCTAGTGACTAGGGAGAGGAACCAGAAGTGCAACTCCTAGGGGTAACTCCTTTCCTTCCTGAGTAACTGCAACTCTTCCACTGGTGACAGCGCAATTCCAGATTAACCAGATTTCTTTTTGGAGCCAGAGAGTGTACAACAACAAAAAGGCAGAATATCCTCCTTAAATTCCAAAGGTAGACTCCTGTTTGGTGCTGTAGGAAGACGAAGGTTTAGTAAGCCAAGCTGAGTTCATTCAGCCTACCCTGCTGTGCTGCAACTTTTCATCAACGTTAAGCCTGACTTTCTGTAATGAGCTCACAAAATTAGAAAGCATGTGTGTTAGGCCAGACTTCTTCCCATCAATACATCAAATTCCttaaactaagaaaaaaaaatttaacttctTGTATCCTCCATTGCAACTGTGTTCTTTCTTTACTAGTAGATATTTTTGTACTTTGAGTCTCCTAGAGAACTACAACCTCTTCTTTTCAATGTCCTTCTGAGAGATGAGTTCCCACAGACCCTTTCTTAGCTCTCCTGCCTGAATCACAGCCATGGAAACTGAATGAAGTGCAGATGGTAAGAATATGATGACACTATCATAGTGGTGATCTGAATCAGGACATAAATCAGTATCATGTCCCATAGTCCTTTTTGTGTACACGTAGCAGACAGCACAACAGTGCCTAATGCCTCTGTACATTAACATAAGTAATGGGAGATAAGCAGTGGACCACATACTCGTTTGAACATTTTGGAACATCTTAGTCTGCAGCCTTCCATTCAATATTCTTTCTAAATTGTGTTTTACTCCAAAAAATAGTCATTGAATATTCAATTAAAGTTTACTTCCTGATGCAGTATCAGAGTAGCTCAAAGAGCTTTGTTGTATCACAGCTcaatgttttctctcttctacAGAAGCAAAAATCCGGTTGTATGCTTCATAAAATAAACCAGAAGTTGTAAAGCTGTCAGCAGGTTATGATGAGATGTTGGAGAAgcctttttttaattctgtagcAAAAGAGAGTATCTAGTGATAGAAGTGGAAGTTGGTGACCCCAGAATGATGCAGCAGCTGTAGACCAGAGACAAGAGAGTGCTTAGTTCTCCTAGCCAATTCACTTTTCCTTGCtgcaaagataaaataaactCTTGAGATCAAAGATCTAATTTACAAGGCTGTCCTCTCAAGTCAGCTGACACATGTACTTCAGTAACAGAACATAAAAGAAACTGCtcacaagcaaacaaaaaaaaagatgagcCTTGATTATAAACATCCTTCATCCAACTCTTTGTGGCTATCAGCATTATGGTTAGAGTAGCCTCTCACATCCAAATGCTCATGTAAGTGTTCTGGGAGGTCAGCTTTGAGCATCCATCTAAATCTCACTGGAAAATAAGCAGATGGGCTCAGAAAACAAGGCCCCAGGTGGAATAGGCCATCACAGAGGTGGGAATTACTTATTTAAAGCAACTGATACTAGTAGAACTTTAGTCTGACCTTGTCTCAGCCTTTTTATGAAGAGTTCTGCTATTTGTCTGTTTTCCTTTAGAAAATGAAGCAATGTGTGATATGCTGTGAGCTGTAATGTAATTACAGCTGAaatgtaatttcctttttcacctgtttttaaaaactattggTGATCTGCTTGGCTTATTCTGCTCTTAGAGACACTTCTAGATTCCTGCATTTTGTTCCTTTAGATTCCTCTGTGTTTGTCTATAGTATGTTTAGATAGGGCTTATGTAGAAgacttaatattttattttcaatttattcaaaggatctttttgttgttatttcaCTTTTATGTCTTCTGCAGTTTGCCTAGTTCTCCTTCAGTTGTCTCTCAAATAAAAAACATCTACACTTCTCTATTTGTCGGGGTGGAATAGAACATATGCATTAAATTTATCCCAGAAAGGACTGCCAAATTTTAGTTCAGGTAATAGTTCAGG belongs to Taeniopygia guttata chromosome 2, bTaeGut7.mat, whole genome shotgun sequence and includes:
- the UMAD1 gene encoding UBAP1-MVB12-associated (UMA)-domain containing protein 1; its protein translation is MFSFFRKGQDSKKVTVPEREADGFVIVGDTTDDRSRDSKDKTSFPETRPMYSQPSQINTGHRSQLTVSSTEMGNQRSQTLESSPFMSDLLSDVPFALAPHVLAVQGTHSDVPDRLLTYDINENLSRFWYDFTLENSVLCDP